From one Candidatus Methanoplasma termitum genomic stretch:
- a CDS encoding AMP-binding protein encodes MPRENITREATLGQLLDEVVAKYPDNDAVVYVDRDYRQTWKEFKETVDTIAKGLMAMGVKRGEKVALWATNVPHWVALQFATAKIGAILLTINTNNKSKEIDYILRQSETENIFIINGSRDSDYVAILYELVPELKVQPRGMLKSENYPHLKRVMFLGSEKHRGMFSMPEVMLMACQITDEEYKKRQKELTPNDTVNMQYTSGTTGFPKGVMLTHFNLGNNGYWVGINQNFDSNDRVCLPVPLFHCFGCSLGVMACINHGSAMVIVEEYDPLIVMMSIEKERCTALYGVPTMFISIMENKMFDKFDFSTLRTGIMAGSPCPTKTMEEAVRRMNMREVTIVFGLTESSPAMTQSMYDEPSIEKKCSTVGKAIPGIEVEIIDNETGKICEVGVPGEFCCRGHNVMKGYYKMPEETAKAIDEDGWLHSGDIGVKDKDGYFAVTGRIKDMIIRGGENIYPKELEDFIHHVEGVKDVQVVGVPDYKYGEVPGAFIILKEGYDLTADDIKDYCRGKIARYKTPVYVAFVKEYPMTASGKIMKFKLRETAAKMWAK; translated from the coding sequence ATGCCGAGGGAAAATATAACCAGGGAAGCGACGCTGGGTCAGCTGCTCGACGAGGTCGTCGCCAAGTACCCGGACAACGACGCTGTTGTGTATGTCGACAGAGATTACAGGCAGACGTGGAAGGAGTTCAAGGAGACCGTTGACACCATTGCCAAAGGACTTATGGCCATGGGTGTCAAAAGAGGCGAGAAGGTCGCTCTCTGGGCAACGAACGTACCGCACTGGGTAGCTTTGCAGTTCGCCACAGCGAAGATCGGCGCCATACTGCTTACAATTAATACAAATAACAAATCAAAAGAGATCGATTACATTCTCCGCCAATCGGAAACAGAGAATATATTCATCATCAACGGCAGCAGGGATTCCGATTATGTGGCGATCCTTTATGAGCTGGTACCGGAACTCAAGGTCCAGCCCAGAGGGATGCTGAAGTCGGAGAATTACCCGCACCTCAAGAGAGTGATGTTCCTCGGTTCGGAAAAACACCGCGGAATGTTCTCGATGCCAGAGGTGATGCTGATGGCATGTCAGATCACCGATGAAGAATACAAAAAAAGGCAGAAAGAACTTACCCCGAACGACACAGTGAATATGCAATACACATCCGGTACCACCGGCTTCCCCAAAGGCGTCATGCTTACCCACTTCAATCTGGGGAACAACGGCTACTGGGTGGGGATAAATCAAAATTTCGATTCGAATGACAGGGTCTGCCTGCCTGTCCCGCTGTTCCACTGTTTCGGATGCAGCCTGGGGGTGATGGCATGCATCAACCACGGATCGGCGATGGTGATAGTCGAAGAATATGATCCTTTGATAGTGATGATGTCGATCGAAAAAGAAAGATGCACCGCCTTATACGGAGTGCCGACCATGTTCATATCGATAATGGAGAACAAAATGTTCGATAAATTCGACTTCAGCACCCTCAGGACGGGAATAATGGCCGGTTCTCCCTGCCCCACAAAGACGATGGAGGAAGCGGTAAGAAGGATGAACATGAGAGAAGTGACGATCGTGTTCGGTCTCACGGAATCCTCTCCTGCAATGACCCAATCGATGTACGACGAGCCGAGCATCGAAAAGAAGTGCTCTACCGTCGGAAAGGCGATACCCGGGATAGAAGTGGAGATAATCGACAATGAGACAGGAAAGATATGCGAGGTCGGTGTACCCGGAGAATTCTGCTGCCGCGGACACAATGTTATGAAAGGGTACTATAAAATGCCGGAAGAGACCGCCAAAGCAATAGACGAGGATGGATGGCTGCACTCCGGGGACATCGGAGTGAAGGATAAGGACGGATACTTTGCGGTCACCGGAAGGATAAAAGATATGATCATCAGGGGCGGGGAGAACATCTATCCGAAGGAATTGGAGGATTTCATTCACCACGTCGAAGGGGTCAAAGATGTGCAGGTGGTCGGTGTACCGGATTACAAATACGGAGAGGTACCCGGCGCTTTCATAATACTGAAAGAGGGATACGACCTGACCGCAGACGATATCAAGGATTATTGCCGCGGGAAGATAGCGAGATACAAGACCCCGGTCTATGTCGCCTTCGTTAAAGAGTATCCTATGACGGCAAGCGGCAAGATAATGAAATTCAAGCTCAGAGAGACGGCGGCAAAGATGTGGGCGAAATAA
- a CDS encoding helix-turn-helix domain-containing protein, translating into MEETNKVGSRIRMYRERLGITQEELAERAGLDVAFIKDVEEGRTYPAVGMLIKLSRALGKRLGTFTDDIEVKDPLITKASKKEEEGSKGKSHYHYFPLGKGKIDRSMDPMFIRIDPACGEKLSSHEGEEFIMVLSGKIELTYGKEKHTLGPGDTVYYNSLVPHKVSAADNRPAEILAVIYVPF; encoded by the coding sequence ATGGAAGAAACAAATAAGGTTGGCTCAAGGATCCGGATGTACAGAGAGAGGCTGGGCATCACACAGGAGGAACTTGCCGAAAGAGCAGGGCTGGATGTTGCCTTTATCAAAGATGTCGAGGAGGGGAGAACATACCCGGCCGTGGGAATGTTGATCAAGCTGTCAAGAGCATTGGGCAAACGCCTCGGGACATTCACAGACGATATTGAAGTGAAGGATCCTTTGATAACAAAAGCCTCGAAGAAAGAGGAAGAGGGATCGAAGGGGAAATCCCACTACCATTATTTCCCTCTGGGTAAAGGTAAGATCGACAGAAGCATGGACCCCATGTTCATAAGGATCGACCCGGCATGCGGAGAGAAATTATCATCGCACGAAGGAGAGGAATTCATCATGGTCCTTTCGGGAAAGATCGAATTGACATACGGCAAAGAGAAGCATACTCTCGGACCGGGGGACACAGTGTACTATAATTCTCTCGTGCCTCATAAGGTAAGCGCAGCGGACAATCGTCCGGCCGAGATACTGGCCGTGATATACGTTCCCTTCTGA
- the vorB gene encoding 3-methyl-2-oxobutanoate dehydrogenase subunit VorB: protein MRKFMKGNDAVMIGAIYAGVDAYFGYPITPASEIAHAAAEHLPCLGKVFLQAECETGSANMMYGAASAGKKVMSASSGPGMSLMQEGLSYMAGSQLPAVIVDIMRAGPGLGNIFPEQGDYNQAVKGGGHGNYKPITLAPASVQEMCDLTILAFDLAFKYRNPAVVLADAVLGQMMESITVPEKVSGTYETDAWSVKGTAKTKNNLICSIFLDADRQEMHNVRLDKKYKEMEKEARAELYLTEDAEIILTGYGTSARIARSAVDALREKGVKAGLFRPITLSPFPTGKLNSCASGKKIIVVEMSNGQYRDDIIMHLEKKKQVILFNRMGGNLPKVSELVETAEKAAGGKA, encoded by the coding sequence ATGCGCAAATTTATGAAAGGGAATGATGCGGTGATGATCGGTGCGATCTATGCCGGGGTCGATGCATATTTCGGATATCCTATCACGCCGGCGAGCGAGATAGCACATGCGGCGGCGGAACATCTTCCATGTCTCGGGAAAGTGTTCCTTCAGGCGGAATGCGAGACAGGGTCCGCAAACATGATGTACGGTGCCGCAAGCGCCGGAAAAAAGGTCATGTCCGCATCATCCGGACCGGGAATGAGCCTTATGCAGGAGGGCCTGTCATATATGGCGGGATCACAGTTACCTGCGGTCATCGTCGATATTATGCGCGCCGGCCCCGGACTCGGCAACATATTCCCCGAACAGGGCGATTATAATCAAGCTGTAAAGGGAGGCGGTCACGGTAACTACAAACCCATAACTCTGGCGCCGGCCTCGGTCCAGGAAATGTGCGACCTCACCATTCTTGCTTTCGATCTCGCATTCAAATACAGGAATCCCGCAGTGGTCCTGGCAGATGCGGTGCTGGGTCAAATGATGGAATCCATAACAGTGCCCGAAAAGGTCTCCGGAACATACGAAACAGATGCGTGGTCGGTGAAAGGCACGGCAAAAACAAAGAACAATCTCATATGCTCGATATTCCTTGATGCGGACAGGCAGGAGATGCACAACGTCCGTCTGGATAAAAAATATAAAGAGATGGAAAAAGAAGCGAGGGCCGAGCTATACCTTACGGAGGATGCGGAAATAATCCTGACAGGTTACGGCACCAGCGCCAGGATAGCGAGATCGGCTGTGGATGCCCTAAGAGAGAAAGGGGTCAAGGCAGGTCTTTTCCGCCCGATAACATTGTCTCCGTTCCCGACCGGCAAATTGAACTCCTGCGCTTCCGGGAAAAAGATAATCGTTGTGGAAATGAGCAACGGGCAGTACAGGGACGACATAATCATGCACCTTGAAAAGAAGAAGCAGGTCATATTGTTCAACAGGATGGGCGGGAACCTGCCCAAGGTCTCCGAACTTGTGGAGACCGCCGAAAAAGCAGCGGGAGGGAAAGCATGA
- a CDS encoding alpha/beta fold hydrolase — protein sequence MPKESLRQIKMNYEVRGNGEPIVLITGLGGDISFWRSMVPLLSDRFKVITLDARGSGLTECPDGPFDIKMLCEDVVELLDKLSIKKAHILGWSMGGNVAQEMALGHPERVASLILVSTYMRRPSRSSYMMNTMAESVRSGGDLIYVFKIMQALCMTEESYRKMEERGSYSPAKAELTLERFEYQMAAVDGFDSRDRAKNIRVPTRVIHGKDDIMVPPRMGEELAAEIDGADFVLIEGCGHTMPSKEYAWAVVEHVLKHPIG from the coding sequence ATGCCTAAAGAATCCCTCAGACAGATCAAAATGAATTACGAGGTCAGAGGTAACGGGGAACCTATAGTATTGATAACCGGGCTGGGAGGAGATATTTCTTTCTGGCGCAGTATGGTCCCTCTCCTTTCGGACAGATTCAAGGTGATCACTCTCGACGCCAGAGGGTCCGGCCTTACGGAATGCCCGGACGGGCCGTTTGACATAAAGATGTTGTGTGAAGATGTCGTTGAGCTGTTGGATAAACTTTCAATAAAAAAAGCGCATATCTTGGGGTGGTCTATGGGCGGGAATGTCGCCCAAGAGATGGCTCTGGGTCATCCGGAAAGGGTCGCATCTCTGATATTGGTCTCCACATACATGAGACGCCCTTCCAGGTCGAGTTACATGATGAACACGATGGCGGAATCCGTTCGTTCCGGGGGGGACCTCATCTACGTTTTTAAGATCATGCAGGCACTCTGCATGACCGAGGAATCCTACAGAAAAATGGAGGAAAGAGGATCGTACTCTCCGGCGAAGGCAGAACTTACTCTTGAACGATTCGAATATCAGATGGCGGCTGTGGACGGGTTCGACAGCAGAGACAGAGCAAAGAACATCCGAGTGCCGACCAGAGTCATACACGGAAAAGACGATATAATGGTCCCTCCGCGCATGGGGGAAGAGCTTGCGGCGGAGATCGACGGAGCTGACTTCGTGTTAATCGAAGGGTGCGGACACACAATGCCTTCGAAAGAGTATGCGTGGGCTGTCGTGGAACACGTGTTGAAACATCCGATCGGATAA
- a CDS encoding N-acetyltransferase, translated as MSLYVTRLDKLKAEIGEENLHAFLSSFKCSAEPAAEQFLKRSAIRHDSESISRTHLALGQDATGADVINGFFTLAIKCLSVEKESVSKKTFKLMNVSDNIAQAYLLGQLAKADGVERGFGREMIKQAFHTFAKGKEMFGCRVVRLDCRDSLIDYYDSCGFTFIRKNLDKELNQMVAII; from the coding sequence ATGAGCTTATACGTCACCAGACTTGACAAGTTGAAGGCCGAGATCGGTGAAGAGAATCTTCACGCATTCTTGTCCTCGTTCAAATGTTCGGCAGAACCCGCTGCCGAACAATTTTTGAAAAGAAGTGCGATAAGACACGACAGCGAAAGCATATCCAGAACGCATCTTGCGTTAGGGCAGGACGCAACCGGCGCAGATGTGATCAATGGATTCTTCACACTGGCGATCAAATGTTTATCAGTGGAAAAAGAGAGTGTGTCTAAAAAGACATTCAAACTGATGAATGTCAGCGACAATATTGCACAAGCCTACCTCCTGGGGCAACTGGCGAAGGCGGACGGCGTCGAGAGAGGATTCGGAAGAGAGATGATCAAACAAGCTTTCCATACTTTCGCAAAAGGTAAAGAGATGTTCGGGTGCAGAGTTGTCAGACTCGATTGCAGGGACAGTTTGATTGATTATTACGATTCCTGCGGGTTCACGTTCATCAGGAAGAATTTAGACAAAGAACTGAACCAGATGGTTGCGATAATATGA
- a CDS encoding 2-oxoacid:acceptor oxidoreductase family protein, with protein MIKRATGMYEHFSRNGREAGDDRATHYCAGCGHGIILKLIGEAMADLGIQNDSVFVGPVGCATFCYYYIDCGHISAPHGRASAVATGLSRVLPDKPVIAYQGDGDLGAIGFNNAFQAANRGENFALFFVNNALFAMTGGQMAPTTLEGQVTTTTPYGRDVVAAGYPLRVCEVFETLEAPVFIERVSVADTKRIMQAKKAIRKALEIQKEKKGFAFVEILSPCPNNMREDPVKAAESFTQIMEKTYPLGNFKDRSEKAAPVPKNVPHKTVKELMAGGKETVPMKYNPSFRERRFKFSGFGGQGILSLGLVVAEAAASEGKFVSWMPSYGPEQRGGSASCAVRVWAKEIGSPTVDDPDVLIAMNQPSLERFAPTVAKGGTLLFEASIKADIKSPPGVRVIPFPASAVANESGVPKASNTAFLGAMTGLGLLPFSEKNIKDALAESFSAKPALVEPNMRVFEAAKKWISDNIN; from the coding sequence ATGATAAAAAGAGCTACAGGCATGTACGAGCACTTTTCCCGCAATGGGAGGGAAGCCGGCGACGATCGTGCAACACACTATTGTGCCGGCTGCGGACACGGAATAATCCTTAAACTCATAGGAGAGGCGATGGCCGACCTCGGCATACAGAATGATTCCGTATTTGTGGGGCCGGTCGGATGCGCCACATTCTGTTATTATTATATCGACTGCGGGCATATTTCCGCACCTCACGGAAGGGCATCCGCAGTTGCCACAGGCCTTTCCAGGGTCTTGCCGGATAAACCGGTGATCGCATACCAAGGAGACGGAGATCTGGGAGCGATAGGGTTCAACAACGCTTTCCAGGCAGCGAACAGAGGGGAGAATTTCGCGTTATTCTTTGTGAACAACGCACTTTTCGCTATGACCGGCGGGCAGATGGCACCGACCACACTGGAAGGCCAGGTCACAACAACAACCCCATATGGAAGGGATGTCGTTGCGGCAGGGTATCCTCTGAGGGTTTGCGAGGTATTCGAAACACTGGAAGCGCCGGTGTTCATAGAAAGAGTATCGGTCGCCGATACCAAAAGGATAATGCAGGCAAAGAAAGCGATAAGGAAAGCTCTCGAGATCCAAAAAGAGAAGAAAGGTTTCGCATTCGTAGAGATACTCTCCCCATGTCCGAACAACATGAGGGAGGACCCGGTCAAAGCGGCGGAGTCATTCACCCAAATAATGGAGAAGACCTACCCCCTCGGGAATTTCAAGGACAGATCGGAAAAAGCGGCACCGGTACCTAAGAATGTTCCTCATAAGACCGTGAAAGAACTGATGGCCGGCGGTAAAGAAACGGTACCCATGAAGTATAATCCTTCATTCAGAGAAAGGAGGTTCAAATTCTCCGGCTTCGGAGGGCAGGGCATCCTGAGCCTTGGACTGGTAGTAGCGGAAGCGGCCGCATCGGAAGGAAAATTCGTTTCCTGGATGCCGAGTTACGGCCCCGAGCAGAGGGGCGGTTCCGCCTCCTGCGCCGTCAGGGTCTGGGCCAAAGAGATCGGGTCGCCCACCGTTGATGACCCGGATGTGCTGATCGCCATGAACCAGCCGTCGCTGGAGAGATTCGCCCCCACCGTAGCAAAGGGGGGCACTTTACTTTTTGAGGCGTCAATAAAAGCCGATATAAAATCTCCACCCGGAGTAAGAGTGATACCCTTCCCCGCCTCGGCTGTCGCGAACGAGAGCGGTGTTCCCAAAGCAAGCAATACCGCTTTCCTTGGGGCGATGACGGGGTTGGGCCTCTTACCATTCAGCGAAAAGAATATCAAGGATGCACTTGCGGAAAGCTTCTCTGCAAAGCCCGCACTGGTGGAACCGAACATGAGGGTGTTCGAGGCTGCTAAAAAATGGATATCGGATAATATAAACTGA
- a CDS encoding 4Fe-4S dicluster domain-containing protein, which yields MEDRPFPTITADECKGCGRCVAACPKKVLKMSEVLNKRGFKYSKYTGEGCTGCFICFYNCPEPYAIEVYKPGKGD from the coding sequence GTGGAAGACAGACCTTTTCCGACAATAACAGCGGACGAATGCAAAGGCTGCGGCAGATGTGTTGCGGCATGTCCGAAAAAAGTTCTTAAGATGTCAGAGGTTTTGAACAAGAGAGGGTTCAAATATTCAAAATACACGGGAGAAGGATGTACAGGCTGTTTCATTTGCTTCTACAACTGTCCTGAACCCTATGCTATAGAAGTGTATAAACCCGGGAAGGGGGATTGA
- a CDS encoding YkgJ family cysteine cluster protein, protein MAVYRGKYVLQGLKEITPEMKKDLDLAYEICMSYNDNFPCEMCGKCCRQPNILVLPEEVDRISSAAKIPLHEFVSKYLVRTSDGRMLFAKTDPCAFLSVDNRCKIWKDRPEVCRDFPYAVSMFMSRAYIALTDENADIIKLTEYMDETWPCTKVIRGTVSEKINEARKSRELQP, encoded by the coding sequence ATGGCCGTATACAGAGGAAAATACGTACTGCAGGGTCTGAAAGAGATCACTCCAGAGATGAAGAAGGATCTCGATCTGGCATATGAGATATGTATGAGCTATAATGACAATTTCCCATGCGAGATGTGCGGGAAATGCTGCCGCCAGCCGAATATTCTGGTGCTCCCGGAAGAGGTCGACAGGATCTCGTCCGCAGCGAAGATACCCCTTCACGAATTCGTTTCAAAGTACCTCGTAAGGACATCCGACGGGAGAATGCTTTTTGCGAAAACAGATCCGTGTGCCTTCCTTAGTGTAGATAACAGATGTAAGATATGGAAGGACAGGCCCGAAGTGTGCAGGGATTTTCCTTATGCGGTATCGATGTTCATGAGCAGGGCCTACATCGCGCTCACAGATGAAAATGCAGATATTATCAAACTCACTGAGTACATGGACGAGACATGGCCGTGCACAAAGGTGATCAGAGGCACTGTATCAGAGAAAATAAATGAGGCAAGAAAGTCAAGAGAACTGCAGCCTTGA
- a CDS encoding flavodoxin family protein, with product MKVVGFNCSPRKEGNTSHMIKEVFKVLNAEGIETEMIQVGGKDLHGCRACGACGKNKNMRCIMDDDVLNMCIQKMVNADGIIIGSPTYFADVTAETKALIDRSGYVTRPNGMALRRKVGAAVVPMRRAGGIHAFDTINHFFSVNEMITIGSSYWNVSTARAEGEFEKDEEGLKTMKCLGENMAWILKKIKED from the coding sequence ATGAAGGTAGTAGGTTTTAACTGCAGCCCCAGAAAAGAGGGCAACACCAGCCACATGATCAAGGAAGTATTCAAGGTTCTGAATGCGGAAGGAATAGAGACCGAGATGATACAGGTAGGCGGAAAGGATCTTCACGGATGCAGAGCCTGCGGCGCATGCGGGAAGAACAAGAACATGCGCTGTATCATGGACGACGACGTCCTCAATATGTGCATACAGAAAATGGTCAATGCCGATGGTATAATCATAGGTTCTCCCACATATTTCGCCGATGTCACAGCGGAGACGAAAGCACTCATCGACCGTTCCGGGTATGTCACAAGGCCGAACGGAATGGCCCTCAGAAGGAAAGTAGGGGCGGCGGTCGTTCCTATGAGGCGCGCCGGCGGTATACATGCATTCGACACCATCAATCACTTCTTCTCGGTAAATGAGATGATAACGATCGGCTCATCCTATTGGAACGTAAGCACGGCCAGGGCGGAAGGCGAATTCGAGAAAGATGAAGAAGGCCTAAAGACCATGAAATGTCTCGGAGAGAACATGGCCTGGATCCTCAAAAAGATCAAAGAGGATTGA
- a CDS encoding 2,3-bisphosphoglycerate-independent phosphoglycerate mutase, producing the protein MSATKKKIFIVVMDGLGDRGCKELNGLTPLQATDTPNLDWFTKNGIAGTCDTVDIGIRPGSDTSHLSILGYDPLEVYTGRGPFEAAGIGLIGKYGDVAFRCNFSTCDSDLNITDRRAGRIDKPDTTELVKALSGMTIDGVEVIIKEGTEHRAALILRGKGLSPDVTDVDSHDLGPLNKAKGKTKEAEFTANVINKFVKESYKRLKDHPVNKRRVKEGLLPANIIVPRGAGDFPNIQPFPEKYDLKAACVAGVGMIKGICAICGLDVIDLPPSCTGGYNSDFIAKAKVAMETLKTYDFILMNVKAPDVCGHDRDPIRKCEVVKRLDQMAGYIKDNFRDDLVIVFTADHSTPCSLGDHSGDPVPIAVYTPGNVMDEAVKFSESGCSRGRIGRIRGKYIVQMCMDLAERTEKFGA; encoded by the coding sequence TTGTCCGCAACAAAGAAAAAGATATTCATTGTTGTGATGGACGGACTCGGCGACAGGGGTTGCAAAGAACTGAACGGCCTCACTCCTCTTCAGGCAACAGATACTCCCAACTTAGACTGGTTCACAAAGAATGGCATCGCCGGAACGTGCGATACCGTCGACATAGGGATACGTCCGGGAAGCGACACGTCCCACTTATCCATACTGGGATATGATCCGCTTGAGGTTTACACGGGAAGAGGGCCGTTCGAAGCCGCAGGAATAGGTCTTATCGGGAAATACGGCGATGTTGCGTTCAGGTGCAATTTTTCGACCTGCGACAGCGATCTGAATATCACAGACCGACGTGCGGGAAGGATAGACAAACCCGACACAACGGAATTGGTCAAAGCGCTCAGCGGAATGACCATCGACGGCGTCGAAGTGATCATTAAAGAGGGTACGGAACACAGGGCGGCGCTGATACTGAGAGGAAAGGGCCTGAGCCCGGATGTGACCGATGTGGATTCCCACGACCTCGGCCCGCTGAATAAGGCAAAAGGAAAGACAAAGGAAGCGGAGTTCACCGCAAATGTGATCAACAAATTCGTCAAAGAGTCCTATAAAAGATTAAAGGACCATCCGGTGAACAAAAGGAGAGTAAAGGAAGGGTTGCTCCCGGCGAACATCATTGTTCCCAGAGGCGCCGGCGATTTCCCCAACATACAACCTTTTCCCGAGAAGTACGATCTAAAGGCCGCATGTGTGGCCGGTGTGGGAATGATCAAAGGAATATGTGCGATATGCGGATTGGACGTTATCGATCTTCCCCCATCTTGCACGGGAGGATATAATTCGGACTTTATCGCAAAAGCGAAAGTTGCGATGGAGACCCTGAAAACATATGATTTCATCCTCATGAATGTGAAAGCGCCGGATGTGTGCGGTCATGACCGCGACCCCATAAGGAAATGTGAAGTCGTGAAGCGTCTGGACCAAATGGCAGGTTATATCAAAGACAACTTCAGGGATGACCTTGTCATTGTTTTCACCGCTGACCACAGCACTCCGTGTTCTCTCGGCGACCACAGCGGAGATCCGGTCCCGATCGCTGTTTATACACCCGGGAACGTAATGGATGAAGCGGTCAAATTCAGCGAGTCGGGGTGCTCCCGCGGCCGCATCGGCCGCATCAGAGGAAAGTACATCGTGCAGATGTGCATGGACCTTGCCGAACGCACGGAGAAGTTCGGCGCATGA
- a CDS encoding N-acetyltransferase: protein MNLSVRKLDEIRADIGEDDLNNLLSTFKCSAEPAAERFLKKTAIKHDRESISRTYLAVGEDESGLDTIKGFFTLAIKCISVEEYDPIPKDILEQMNVNNKIAQAYLLGQLAKADGVEKGFGREMIKRAFHYFAKGNEMFGCRVARLDCRDSLIDYYESCGFTFIRKNFDKELNQMVAII from the coding sequence ATGAATCTCTCTGTACGAAAGCTTGATGAAATAAGGGCAGACATCGGAGAGGATGATCTTAATAATCTCCTTAGCACATTCAAATGCTCAGCCGAACCTGCAGCTGAACGCTTTCTTAAGAAAACAGCCATCAAACACGATAGAGAGAGCATATCCAGAACTTATCTTGCAGTAGGAGAGGACGAATCTGGGTTGGACACAATCAAAGGTTTCTTCACACTTGCAATAAAGTGTATCTCGGTCGAAGAATACGATCCCATTCCCAAAGATATATTGGAACAGATGAATGTCAATAATAAGATCGCACAGGCTTACCTATTGGGACAGCTTGCAAAAGCGGACGGTGTCGAGAAAGGATTCGGAAGAGAAATGATCAAGCGCGCTTTTCACTACTTCGCTAAAGGCAATGAGATGTTCGGATGCAGAGTTGCTCGTCTGGACTGCAGGGACAGTTTGATCGATTATTACGAATCCTGCGGGTTCACGTTCATCAGGAAGAATTTTGACAAAGAACTGAACCAGATGGTCGCGATAATATGA
- a CDS encoding IS110 family RNA-guided transposase — protein MKIAIGIDVHKEKCAAFAVYAGKEEPRKKNLDFLERFNADFRRFPSDAAGMVGLTNRLHGQDAYILIENSTKSHDVYWMLTNLGFRVTVAHAADLYRITRSKTKNDDNDAAELAGYMRRRLMGEIEFAVAHMPSREVLVQRELCRFDINDRNDLTALKKQIRSHLLIRGMKLSRDYSDITCVLALRELKATGDHILILDAAKAESIKARKSQTEKMIRYRMEGNRMFDIVWSVPGFGILSAAYVTCMADDMTRFVDGRAFAASAGITPKLDESADRPKNCGISRRGDPELRRLLCQATFVHINHADSFISEKYKRLKANGKHHNEALVACANSMARMIWAMVTRDRKYSADPTVMAVTRYLADSDEIEDEMEAAQTE, from the coding sequence ATGAAAATAGCGATCGGGATAGATGTGCATAAGGAAAAATGTGCGGCGTTTGCAGTGTACGCAGGCAAAGAAGAGCCGAGAAAGAAGAACCTGGATTTTTTGGAAAGATTCAACGCCGATTTCCGGAGGTTCCCTTCGGACGCTGCGGGAATGGTAGGACTGACGAACCGTCTTCACGGTCAGGATGCGTATATTCTGATAGAGAATTCGACCAAGTCTCACGACGTCTATTGGATGCTGACCAATCTCGGGTTCAGAGTGACGGTGGCCCATGCCGCCGACCTGTACAGGATAACCAGGTCCAAAACAAAGAACGATGATAACGACGCTGCTGAACTGGCGGGGTATATGCGCAGGCGGCTGATGGGGGAGATCGAGTTCGCCGTCGCCCATATGCCTTCGCGGGAGGTGCTGGTGCAGAGGGAATTGTGCAGGTTCGATATCAACGACAGGAACGATCTGACCGCTTTGAAAAAACAGATCAGATCCCATCTTCTGATAAGAGGAATGAAGCTGTCCCGCGATTACTCCGACATCACCTGTGTTCTTGCCCTCAGGGAGCTGAAGGCAACGGGGGACCACATTCTCATTCTGGATGCGGCGAAGGCCGAGAGTATCAAAGCGAGGAAGTCTCAGACGGAGAAGATGATCCGATACAGGATGGAAGGCAACAGGATGTTCGATATCGTTTGGTCGGTCCCCGGATTCGGTATCCTGTCTGCGGCGTATGTCACGTGCATGGCCGATGATATGACACGTTTCGTGGATGGGCGGGCATTCGCCGCATCTGCCGGTATAACTCCCAAACTTGACGAATCCGCCGACAGACCGAAGAACTGCGGGATCAGCCGCAGAGGGGACCCAGAACTCAGGAGGCTGTTGTGCCAGGCAACGTTCGTTCACATAAACCATGCGGACTCGTTCATATCCGAGAAATACAAACGTCTGAAGGCCAACGGCAAACATCACAACGAGGCGTTGGTGGCATGTGCGAATTCCATGGCCCGTATGATCTGGGCCATGGTGACCCGGGACAGGAAGTATTCCGCAGACCCGACAGTGATGGCTGTGACAAGATATCTCGCCGATTCCGACGAGATAGAGGATGAGATGGAGGCAGCGCAGACAGAATGA